TTTGTTTTGCTATGGTAGAGGTCCAAACCCATTTGTTTTGCTATGGTAGAGGTCCAAATCCATTTGTTTTGCTATGGTAGAGGTCCAAACCCATTTGTTTTACTATGGAAGAAGTCCAAACCCATTTGTTTTGCTATGGTAGAGGTCCAAACCCATTTGTTTTACTATGGTAGAGGTCCAAACCCATTTGTTTTACTATGGAAGAAGTCCAAACCCATTTGTTTTGCTATGGTAGAGGTCCAAACCCATTTGTTTTGCTATGGTAGAGGTCCAAACCCATTTGTTTTACTATGGAAGAAGTCCAAACCCATTTGTTTTGCTATGGTAGAGGTCCAAACCCATTTGTTTTGCTATGGTAGAGGTCCAAACCCATTTGTTTTACTATGGAAGAAGTCCAAACCCATTTGTTTTACTATGGTAGAGGTCCAAACCCATTTGTTTTACTATGGTAGAGGTCCAAACCCATTTGTTTTGCTATGGTAGAAGTCCAAACCCATTTGTTTTGCTATGGTAGAGGTCCAAACCCATTTGTTTTGCTATGGTAGAGGTCCAAATCCATTTGTTTTGCTATGGTAGAGGTCCAAACCCATTTGTTTTACTATGGAAGAAGTCCAAACCCATTTGTTTTGCTATGGTAGAGGTCCAAACCCATTTGTTTTACTATGGTAGAGGTCCAAACCCATTTGTTTTGCTATGGTAGAGGTCCAAACCCATTTGTTTTACTATGGAAGAAGTCCAAACCCATTTGTTTTGCTATGGTAGAGGTCCAAACCCATTTGTTTTGCTATGGTAGAGGTCCAAACCCATTTGTTTTACTATGGAAGAAGTCCAAACCCATTTGTTTTACTATGGTAGAGGTCCAAACCCATTTGTTTTACTATGGTAGAGGTCCAAACCCATTTGTTTTGCTATGGTAGAGGTCCAAACCCATTTGTTTTGCTATGGTAGAGGTCCAAATCCATTTGTTTTGCTATGGTAGAGGTCCAAACCCATTTGTTTTACTATGGAAGAAGTCCAAACCCATTTGTTTTGCTATGGTAGAGGTCCAAACCCATTTGTTTTACTATGGTAGAGGTCCAAACCCATTTGTTTTGCTATGGAAGAAGTCCAAACCAATTTGTTTTACCTTGCTATAAATCCAAAAGCCATGTGTTTACCATGGTACGTGTACAAAACCATGTTATCTTTTAcgttttaccatggtacatgtgaAAAATAACGTTTTTATCatggtgcatatatatatataaacatcatGTTATTACAATGACACATGAAACATTATAATACTATATAGTACTTATTGCTAattaatattagttttatttCGCTGTAGTTTTTGAGAAATGTGTATCTCTGCTTTATAATCTGAACTACTACTCTAATTGTTCCACTTAAAAAGGTCAGCAAACAGCCTATATGCATCTTTATTCTACATAAACACCATAACTCTAAAGTCATAACTAGATTAGCATAACTTAAGTTTCATAAAAAAGTGGGCTTTTTACCTGTTTAATTTCCAATTCAAAACCTCCGGAAATACTGCTGTGCTTTCAATGTCAGATGCGTGTGGGTTATGTGCGCATGCGCGTTTCATTTCGTAACTCTATGGGAAACCAGAAGGGACAAATGTCGTTTGCGTTACCCCTAACTTCACAAACAAGCTTTATTATTTTAGTCACTCAGATACAGCGCTGGAAAAAAACAAGAGACAACTgcaaatttattattttctctggatatactatttataggtgtgtgtttgagtaaaatgaatatattctataaagtactgactacatttctcccaaattccaaataaaaatattgtcatttagagcatttgtaTGCAGAAAATGGcatgtcaaaataacaaaaagctgcagtgttttcagacctcgaataatgcaaagaaaacaagttcatattcatttataaacaacacaatattaatgttttaactgaggaagagttcagaaatcagtatttggtggaataaccctgattttcaatcacagcttttgtgtgtgttggcatgatctctaccagtctttcacattgctgttgggtgactttatgccactcctggtgcaacaATTCAAGCATCTTGGGTtggtttgatggcttgtggccatcatGTCAAATCTTTAGGCCAAATTATTGTTTGTGATTCTATTGACCAAACACAAGGGGGCAGTACGATGTGCCTATTATGAGAAACTGAGGAAGCGGTTCCCCTTGTCGATAAACATGATGTCACCAATGTTTGTGCTTAACCTCATAAAGATTTTATATGtatggtattaaaaaaaaaaaaaagaaaagaaatgctgCCAAAACGGAatattgtgtttatattaattaattattaaatattaatctggGTAACTTTAATACAATTCAGAATTAGATATCGGCACGTGCTTCCCGCCCCTGTCGCCTCCACAATTCAAACTCGACCAATAAATGGACTAATTGGCCATTCGCTTTTTTTCCTGCTTGTATTTGGGGGGGTTTCACACATATATAGTGTTTTCTTATTTAATATTAACAGAACGAAACTGTTTGGACATTTTTATGGACGGTAAAGTGGAGAAAAGCCTGTGCTAAATGGTTCAGCTCTGTGGTAAATTAGCAAGAAAATCTTAGTTTGGCATAgttaagtttaattaaatttaattgtgcatcaataaaaaaaggtttctcagtaatgtccacgtcaaaaaactgccttaaaaatattatatattaatattattttccactttaacTGACTTCAGTCCTGATcacaactaccaaatattcattcattttcaggattttaatccttaaatgccagtttgtttatattatgccactgttgtttttacacacacacacatagagagatttctcaacacacacacacacaattttatctgtatcatttattcagttttatttgCTCCAttggctaaacatgagaaaaatgatgccatctggtggaaaatattacaaatgtaaattttgaagccagggctccagaatgaaactataacatcgtagaattcatgattttatgctttaatgagtgtaactattttgtgtacacagtgtattatagatgtattagaggttgaaatataaaaattccccccAAGATGTTTgccaaaatgtatgccgttggcattaacatttaaaaaaaaaaaatggaaaaagacaaaaatgtcccaaaggtcgcacaagggttaaggtaaattattattgtttgttgttttggtgagcaccatctttgattctgaatgggaatgaaaatgaggtTGTGAAGGATAGACTTACTgcctcttcaatgggctgtactgcagatTGAAGTGTTTTTGGGATGTtctgtggacaaaacattgattcaatatctgtccaagaacattcggTAGACAAAGAACTCGACAACATGAGTTGTgcaaaatcagatgtgatctagaagctttatacagctttaaaccgtccctcacagcctcgttttcattcccattaaaaatcaaagatggcgctagcgtgaataagctTTATTTTACAACTTCAAAGTGGCAACCCTAGGTGATCCGCTCCATGTCAAACTAAAcaccatttatttaattactgatatgacttgtGTACTGTGTACATCATAATAAGCACAAACGTGGTGCACCTCTAACTTGCAAATGACTTTCACCACATAGGATCCAGGAGGCATTAAGAGTTGGTGACTCAGTTACCAATTCAAAATTAGGCTTTGTTGTTTTCCCACTGTTACTGAGACACTCGTCTTCAGTGGGGCAAACTTTGGCTATTATGTGTTATGTAAGGCTTTTAACACATACACTACCATGTGCTTTAAATTTGGAAGAATTTAGGGAACAGCAGCAGCTGTATCATGACCTTCATAGCACCATTCCGGTACAATAGTCAGTGTGTCTCCATCCTAAATCAGATGCTTTTTGTTCATTTTGGGGCAATATGGTTTGTCTGATTTGAGATAATATTAAACTGTCATTGACTATAATTTGACCTTTTCAGATATCATATTCATCTTATCTCTCCCACTAAAATTACTCTAATTCTAATCTCTAGGATTACAGTAAAACTGAAACCAGCTCTTTATCCTCAATCACAGTTTCGTCCTGAAGGCTGATCCTTGTCCTGTTAGTGTCCGTATCCGGCTCTCGGTTTATGTAGCCTCAAGCTGAGAACATTTTGAGACCTGCAAAATATCATCATCATATCATGTTTTGGTATGTGGATTTATCTGTAGTCAATAGACAGAAATCGCTACTTTTATTGCTCTGTTGAAACGAGTCTGCGGGGCTCGTCTGGTATAATATTTCATTCTTTGCTTCTTTGCTGTTCATAAGAGTAAGTAGAGTAAGCCTGTATGTATCATGTTCTTCGTCTTCTTTTagatatgtacattatttaaaagaTTGTCCGGTTTCTACATAATGTGATCACAATGGTAAAACAAATGGTTTTCGGACATGATGTACCAGGATAATAATATGTTTCTGAATATGTATCAAAGTAGTGCCTATATTTGAAGTATGTCAGATGAGCATTCAAACATAATTGTGTATGAATGTGGTAGTCATACTGCACCACGGTGTAGAGGTGGACCGTTTGGGATTTTGCCGAAATTGATAACCAAGGTGGTGAAAGCGGCTTAATTGGGCGATAGTTTTTACATTGACTTCAACCTACAGGATAACTGATACCACAATTTCATAATTGTTTGTACAGTAGTTTATTTTTGGATCATATTCTAATCAGTCACGAAGATCAGATAATTCAGATTTATTTAAGATTTCAACCATTGATTCACAAAAAAGAAAACTACTCCTATATTTAAAGTCAACAGAAAACAACCCATTTGACTTCCATGATGTGATGCATTTTTCCaggtaaaacaataaaacaagtaaaaaatggaGGAGGATATGGAGGAGGTTTTTTTACATGGATGTGGAGGATGAAGATCAAGTTCCCCCTCCAGATTATAAGGTAATGCttattttactctttttttcCATTTGCTATAGCCTCAACTTTAATTAGGCCTACGTCAATGTTAACCGGCGTTAAATTACTTGAACTACTTGCAAGAATTTCAGAACGCTGCCTTACCAACAAACGTCGCTGGGGCAATTCAAGgcccaatttctggagggtttgaaggcagaaatgggaagctttaaattttataaaagcatctaCGTTCATTCTTCTGTAaaaactgtaaagttgttaatatcctcatttttacagtcgtttcagGGTTTACAGCGTTAAGTCGTCATGGCAACGTTGTAAAatcggatataactttacacagaaaaggttcgtAAGccattatatcacactaaaataatttttgcatgcATATTGTTCACGTCTTGTCGCCAAACCcttgaaacagtaagtattttaatgtttacagattggcccccattcacttccattgtaatgtcGACTCGAATGAGGGACTGAATTGCTATCgtcgtttcagaggcagagcGAGTTATTTTGCCTTGACGAAATATTACAAATAGCATGCACTGTGCACAATTAGACCAGGagtttaagaaagtaaatagggtctgTTGACTTTAAGGCAGACTGTTCACAgctatagtatatatagtattttctATCATGTCTATTGTACTTCAGACTTTTAGTGGGTACTGAATCTGGTGCTGTTTCTAGTTTCAGTAGTCTTGATCAGGATTTTCGGCGAAGGAGAGCTGTTCTGCTGAAAACTATTTGACGCTTTGGAACCTGTGAAGAAAAAGATCAAATAATATTTAGTTTTCAGATTAGGTCGGTGTATAAAGATCATATGGTATGTGTCATATAAGTGTATTGTGGCCATTGCTGTCACTTTTGGACTCACTGTAGTTGGGGACAGACTGGATGTTCACGATGGATTGCTGCCCAATTCTGTGAGAggtataaacaaaaaataattcatCAATATTTATCAATGTAAACAGTTGAGTTTCATGCCTCTTGTGTGTTATTAAATGTGCTAATGAGAATATCACCTGTCCTCTTCGCCTTCCAACAGCTTCCTGTAGGTGGCGATCTCAATATCCAGCGCCAACTTGACATTCATGAGCTCCTGGTATTCACGGAGCTGGCGGGCCATGTCCTGCTTGGCTCTCTGCAGAGCCTCCTCCAGGTCTTTGATACGACCTTTGGCCTCCTTCACTGTCATCTCGCCTCGGTCCTCAGCCTCCGCGATCTGAGTTTCCAGGTTAGCACGCTACAATAATTGGTGCATCAAGAGTCAATGACTTGGTCTTGGTTGATGGTATAAAAGACTTGCTGGAGTACTTTTCTCACCTgagatttaatgacttcaatctcGCTTTGCAAACGACTGATCATGCGGTTGATATCTGCGATCTCCCCTTTAGCGTTCCGCAGTTGATCGTTGTACTGAATTGCCTGAGAGGACATCTGATCAAACTGAGTAGAACGAAATGGAAAAACGAATCAGTACAATCCATTAGACACaatttcagcacacacacacacacactttatcttTTATTACTTCAACCAATCAACCAATTTTTAAATACTCTGGAAGAAAGTTTAGCTTGTTTCCTCCACCTTGGACTTGTACCAGGATTCAGCCTCTTCACGGCTCTTGGCAGCGATATCCTCATATTGAGCCTTGACTTCAGCCACGATGTGATCCATGTTAAGGCTTCGTGAGTTGTCCATCTGAACAACGACAGACGTGTCTGTAATGCTGGCCTGCAGTTCACGCAGCTCCTgatcacaaaaaaacattatttagaaaTTTGTGTTGTGAGCTCAACTTCTGAACTGAAAAACTCAGACCACCTAAAAAGTACTCAAATAATTGCTAATGGAATTAAAGACCTGATTTTATTGGAATGACACCAAAATGGTTTGATCATTATAGAAACAAAGAAACATTCACACACTTTGGTGTTTTCACACCACTAGGGATGCCACCCTGTGCAAATATTCATCATTTGCAGAATGGGAGCATGAGGGGGCCATCGGGAACCAATCCAGATAATGGGgtgcccagggctggactgggaagagaaatcggcccggtaTTTTACATggtaactggcccaactgttggcAGGAGGAGGGTTGGAGGTAAGCCTAAAGTTGTTGGGGGAGGGGTGGTGTTTGGTTGGGGCAGGGGGTGTTCGCtgctcttttctgcatatcgcgcgccgttttgtggtccattctgcataatgcggcggctcattttagcttatcgtggcccattcggcacgctTCGCGCCGACCCACCTgcccgcttggttctcctgaTGGACAGTCCatccctgatcagccccaaattGCGTCAGCCCACAGggaaatgcctggtatgccagattaccagttgaGCCCTGGGGGCGCCTGAGCTTCATTACCGTACAGACTATATCTTTCTTTAAATTACACAGGATCAACTTAATTTACATTGTAGGTGACAACCAAAAAGGCCCTGATttgcacctggtattaagatgcgtttcagtgatccgatcacaagcgGTCAGCGCTAAATACTGTTGAAAAACGTTTCGCAATCAagtcacaaaaaccacatacagaggtactcaaaaatgcatgtgaccacgtAGCATTTAATGTGTGAATGCTAATCCATCCTGAAGCATCCCGGATGGTTAGACACTTTTAATAACTGGTTGTCAAAGTATGTTGTAGTatagggggtgtgtgtgtgtcacctctTCGTAGATGGTCCTCAGGAAGTTGATCTCATCAGTCAGGGCACCAACTTTGTCCTCCAAGTCAGCTTTCACCAGATACGCCGAGTCCACATcctgtgagacacacagcactcAGCGTTTCCTTCTCGATTTCAGCCCTAACGAACTTGCTAACTAACACTGAAAGCCACAGTACCCCGTGTCAATCTATGAATCAAACTACATCTTGTAGATCAAGGCTATTCTATTCCCTTTCTGGAGGGCCACGTCCTGCACAgttccaaccctaatcaaacaaacCTGAACCAGCTAATTGGACTCATTAATTTAGGAGTCAGGATTACTTGAAACTTACAGGAAGGAGTGTTTGATTCAGGTTATAACTAAACTACAGGATGTTACCCAACAGGAATAGAATCAAATTGTCCTGTTGTAGGTCTTTAATATGCAACTTGGACTTCTTTCTTCTCTCTGAAGGCAATTGAAAATGGATCTATTAGCGTGTATAAATAATGCTTGTGTATCCACCCAGGCTTTTGTCAGTGGTGATCTGATCCCTCCAGGCTCAACTTGAGAAGCTTAGAGAGCTTTACCACTCCCAAACTACCCATTGTTGCCTCTCCTTGGCTCCTTGTTATTGAAAGTGTTGTGAAAGTTTAACTTTCCCTGATCCTGTTAAGTCCAACTTTATTTTTCCCACTGGTACCCTATCCTTACACCTCATCAAAGTGAGGTCATACCTTTTGCATTGCTTTGCATAATTCAAAACATACTACTTTTGACCTTTGACCATAAAAGTCAAGGGATCAAACCTTTTTCAGAATCACAAAGTCGTTCTCCAGGTTGTTCCTTTTGTTGATCTCGTCTTCATATCTAAATCATAGAGGAAACAAAGTAgacatttcagtgcacagcaaaGTGCTGGATACCGCCTGATCTAAATTACGTGATTATGGTGACATTTTTGCTcggttcattacatgtatcgcagcagtttagcggtgaaatgtccactgtgtggcagtaAAAGCGAGTTAagtgatagtgtcagaaaagcaaatgtgagatgaatgtcattttgtggtgcttacATGACTCTTTCGGTTAACGTGTCAACTCGCATGTTCTTGCGGACTCTTTTGCAAGTGCAACCCTCTATCAGTTAAGCTAACATGCAATTTGATCATacatgaacaagcttgtaaatgtagttagttatgtaatgcaaacgttaaaattcATCGCCTTACATGTCATGAGCTAAAGTAGAAGTGTTTAAgtttcataagatagcattgtatgAGGAACAAAGCCAAGAGTAAGTTtctattaactgataatctgccgttttactcatgttttgtgttaaagtgaataaaagtaattgttgttgtagcacctctagtgttcatttcaccaggaaactgttaCAACATGTACAATGAACCATGTAAAAaacgttttgcaaaaatgtaggtgtaGTAACGTGGTTCTACGAGACCAGTTTGGCTGGATATGAGTGAACATAGATAAAGATTACGTTTAAGAAATTTTGCATGTACTTAAGTATAGATCTGAGCACTGCACTGTACTTGTGTTTGAAGTCCTCAACCAGACCCTGCATGTTCCGCAGTTCTCCGTCCAACTTAGTCCTATCGTTGTTGACCATGTCCAGCTGCCTGCGCAGGTTGGCCATGTAAGCTACAAACATGGGCTCAACGTTGGACCGGCCCGGGGTCTGACTCTGCAGAACGTCCCACTTTGTCTCCAGCATCTTGTTCTGCTGCTCCAGGAAGCGCACCTGTAGCGgggacaaaaacatattttattttacacacagAACAAGTTGTAGGCTATTCGTCTAatgctgagtttacactacatgattttaagccctATATTCACTCGCCAACAGTtctgtggagatcgccgacaaaagtctgaaatcgtgggcaaagctcccgtgagcgacgattgcaatgtatgaactatcaaagacacgATGTGAGAGAAGCGCCGACGTGCCGCCGATGTCgccgagatatctagaatgttaaatatctggacccgtctgcgattccaaatcgtgcaatgtgaaatgtgttttgactgaatacatcAGCAGCGTTGacatacagccaatgagagagcaagaaacgggtcacgggaagtttcagtgggaggagtcttgatgtacctgcaacataacatcaactagcatggctgtggtatcaagtctcattggactgaagaaatgcaggaaaaatttgtggaacattggcaggagcaccagatttgatgCTGAACTCGTTGATGATTAGTCCTcgttgtggcgtagtgactcagcCTCATTCCGGTGGTAGAGgatcgaatctcagttgcctccgcgtctacaaccgtcaatccgcacatcttatcacgtggcttgttgagcatgttaccgcgagAAACctagtgtaaaggggttaaatggaaaggaggaggcgagaatcggcttgataatataaataatagttttatgaagaaataaaccaatagacacaaatacacaaataggacggacagctgcccataaacattctctctctcgcgACCACCATccgtagtcggcctttatccctctcagaggcttaattagcctgataagggaccgggtgtgcagcatcacgaccggCTTcgcctccgccctgtcacacctagcgtgtgtggaggctcacgctattctccacggcatccaagcacaactcacctcgcaccacaccgagagcgagaaccacattatagcggccacaaggaggttaccccatgtgactctacccaccctagcaaccgggccaaatggttgcttaggaagcctgactggagtcactcagcacgccctggactccaggtgtggtagtcagcatctttacgtACTGTGCTACCAAGGCCCCCACTTCGGTGCATCTCGAATACATTTTAGAAATTTTATTGTATAATAAATTGGATAGGcaggaaaataaatgttaaaatggaggcttaaaagaaaagaaagaaaccaAATTTGTGCCTAACGAATCTGACATGTGAAATCTTCAATGGAATGGTGCATTTTTAGTGCTTTAGTTTTGTCAGTCCTGGatgtattttttatgaattaaGTGTGATAAATGTCATATTAAGCATAAATTTTGATTTCTGGAAAATGAATGAATTCAGTATGTATTGATatattgagtattttaaagttgtaTGTGTCAAATGTACTTGTAAGTTAGAGGAACACTGTGAATGGAAAACCTTCTGAATTAGTGTTTGACTGGAGCTCTGTTACAAAAGTTATTCTTTTCCTGTATTTCTGTCATTTCTCTGGACGAACAGAGAAGAAAGACTCCATTTCTGAGGAATTTCTGTATTTTAAGACGCTCTTCTTTGAGAGTTTGTCAGACCACTGCACATCCTGAAAGCCTGACCACTTTTAAGTGATGCCCACCATGCCAGGACAGACACATTAACAGAGCAATATGACTCCACATTAGCCACATCGAAACACTCTAGAGAGTTGTGGCTGACCTAGATGGGTTCTTTCCTCGCAAATCCTTAATTTCAAGCACTTTAAAAGCTGACCCGAGGCCCGTGTTGGAGGACCCAACCCTGCCCCAACCCACAACAGAGACTTGGTTGTACTGTAATGCGATTGAAGTGTTGATTTCAGTCCAGCTGGGCTCTTGGGATTTGGTTGCATTGTCCTCTGGCACACAAAAGATTCCTTCATACGCTCTTGGATAGTGGCGTCTTCGATGGCTTGGTCAGATCCGACCTGCTTTTATCAGGTTACAGGCTTCAGAGAAGTGGGTCGCGCTACAGAACTATCATTCTCATTTGAGTCTATCAAAGATTGACATTTCTTGAGGCTCTCAGAGGTACGTGCTGTAAGGCATGTTGATGCTAGATGATCATATGAAGTTATAATAATCATCACCATTAAGATTCTGCATTGATTTAACAGATATGAAGACCTCTACCTTTTGATGGCACTCAACAAAATGTCAAGCGTCTCAGTATACACTTCCACTAACTTATCACACTCTACCATCTCAGGGAACA
This region of Xyrauchen texanus isolate HMW12.3.18 chromosome 48, RBS_HiC_50CHRs, whole genome shotgun sequence genomic DNA includes:
- the si:dkey-222f2.1 gene encoding keratin, type II cytoskeletal 8, which encodes MSLRNKRISSSSSVRSSGKMAGYGYSSLSGISLGASAPNFSTSSAYIGTPIASVSVNKSLLAPLNLEIDPNIQMVRTQEKDQIKSLNNRFASFIDKVRFLEQQNKMLETKWDVLQSQTPGRSNVEPMFVAYMANLRRQLDMVNNDRTKLDGELRNMQGLVEDFKHKYEDEINKRNNLENDFVILKKDVDSAYLVKADLEDKVGALTDEINFLRTIYEEELRELQASITDTSVVVQMDNSRSLNMDHIVAEVKAQYEDIAAKSREEAESWYKSKFDQMSSQAIQYNDQLRNAKGEIADINRMISRLQSEIEVIKSQRANLETQIAEAEDRGEMTVKEAKGRIKDLEEALQRAKQDMARQLREYQELMNVKLALDIEIATYRKLLEGEEDRIGQQSIVNIQSVPNYSSKASNSFQQNSSPSPKILIKTTETRNSTRFSTH